The following is a genomic window from Pseudophryne corroboree isolate aPseCor3 chromosome 6 unlocalized genomic scaffold, aPseCor3.hap2 SUPER_6_unloc_1, whole genome shotgun sequence.
actatcccgtagtgcacacacataactgttaggccttcagcaggttgcctcagtcccagtattcgacagttgatttaaatgctgattttcaggcagcgtcgtttatatttattttataatatatgtattacagatgacgctgtagcaatgcGATATGCGCCGACGATACCAACAGGCAGTGATACAGTAGCGCAAATACAccgtcttagtacaagcgggaaaatatcaaaacgcacaaccgccgctgaaacggaaagccatcaattcgcagcagcaggtgtgtaatcaaacactgttatatggtatattgttatgcggtgatttaaatactgatttacatgcagagtcgtttatatttattttataatatatgtattacagatgacgctgtagcaagacgctatgctcctttgataccaacagtcagtgatacatgcgcgcagatacacaggcctagtacaagcgggaaaatatcaaaacgcacaaccgccgctgaagcggagaaccatcaattcgtaacgccggcaattgtacataagggcgttgctaggtcatcagttatggctgtgcataacggctgtatcgtcccgaacaaacgaaagccagctcgaccaagaacgaatgagagaagtcataattcaacatttacagatctgaaaagaaaattgtcatattccgaaaatgataagccgcaacggagaaggatcgcgttacaaactgtatcatgcgtaagtaatgatgttgctgtaacatcaaaacacacagcgtttaacactgcagaccgggatgtcgctggtaatacaaagactgtaaaggttaagagggcatcgcgtctctcaagaagtaatgttaagcaattgtcgcaatccgctgtaatcacaattccagatacacaggtttgttctgaaacagaaacaaggcacatagcaggcattggtttgttatcaaatactgactcaagaagtaatgttaagcaaatgTCGCAAGCCGATGTCAttactattaccgatacacaggattgctctgaaacagaaacaagacacatagctggtaatcctgtgatatcagatattgatgacataaatgggcaagagcttattacaaactgtgtagagtcaacgacacaagatccgcagaatagttctgatgaagtattatcagccgttgcaggaatacctggtgatactacaacggttgattgtgtaacatcaattcccaatatttttacaacgacagccctggtacacgcatcggctgatgcttgtgtaccggtgcgagggctagcgcccgacatagttgatgaatgtcaaaattcagaacaattaggccaagacgctgaaatacaattttacgcgttgttgggtaagatacgggaagatgttgagaacatgggcgtaaaagccggatacttgttaaaacacattaaaggtgtgtgccacggtagtaaatgtaaacaagacattgttaaagaagttgttgagacgtatatgaatgtcatgtcaaaatacatagatcggtcggttaagacaactgaatttattaaagccaacatacatcattttgcagaaataaatgaaactgatccgtgactaggcatgctaggcaatggtttgaaacgtgttttaaatttaaatgcctgtaaaaaaaaaaaaaaaccacgaattaaaccttgtttaacatacaggatctcacagttattccgacgcgcaaaggtgaaacaggctgtaacaacattaaccagattgagaaagcgcaagcggcacagggaacatgtggtaggcgggacGCAGAGTGCAATGTATGTAGAtatagatcaatcgccaccccaagcattaccgaatgacgaatcacaggctgacaatattgagcgcaatgcaagccccatatatgatgatgcagacagtgttgagtcacccggtaatgacgaaggtcggcaacatgtatacttagaggcaattaacagttatgaacgacaacgaccgcatttcagagccgttgagtaccacaggcactatcggtttgttaatttggacagggttacatcatttgtagagggggttcgagccattcatacggctatacaggccatgctcgatggtgtccttgcgggcgtggatccggccgaccgcgttcagcttagattggaggggggtgggttacacaatgccatctattcgcatcgtaagccgcaagaaacattagacgcggccagttttttgaatcagattacaaacacgcttcaaagtaacgctgaattcttattatccacaggcttaagatttgtgatcagtatttttagaaacagatcagggtctggcttgactgggcgtagtttacaacgcctgccccaaagtttaataataaataaaagaaagagatatctctatgacttcagacgcataggtaataacctgtgtttggccgctagcgtctgtaaacttctggataaaggtaacaatgccgatgatcatgtaatacaggagagagcgatccaactacataaagctttgaatctgccgcttgataaagcggtcagctttagcgatgttgcaatttttgaaaattattt
Proteins encoded in this region:
- the LOC134985592 gene encoding uncharacterized protein LOC134985592 translates to MRYAPTIPTGSDTVAQIHRLSTSGKISKRTTAAETESHQFAAADDAVARRYAPLIPTVSDTCAQIHRPSTSGKISKRTTAAEAENHQFVTPAIVHKGVARSSVMAVHNGCIVPNKRKPARPRTNERSHNSTFTDLKRKLSYSENDKPQRRRIALQTVSCVSNDVAVTSKHTAFNTADRDVAGNTKTVKVKRASRLSRSNVKQLSQSAVITIPDTQVCSETETRHIAGIGLLSNTDSRSNVKQMSQADVITITDTQDCSETETRHIAGNPVISDIDDINGQELITNCVESTTQDPQNSSDEVLSAVAGIPGDTTTVDCVTSIPNIFTTTALVHASADACVPVRGLAPDIVDECQNSEQLGQDAEIQFYALLGKIREDVENMGVKAGYLLKHIKGVCHGSKCKQDIVKEVVETYMNVMSKYIDRSVKTTEFIKANIHHFAEINETDP